The Christiangramia flava JLT2011 genome has a segment encoding these proteins:
- a CDS encoding DUF4350 domain-containing protein: MSKTYKIALGVFFLLLAGLVWLEANEPEPINWSESYSANDKIPLGTYLFYENWKNQDPSIRKIEVPPYEYLEKQPDSGTYFFLNNVVNFDKSEMEQLLSWVANGNQLMISSHGFGQALEDTLGIRTAASYLAENFEFKSKPQVNLVNPSLALPEDGFFDYEVSSFYFTKFDTLKHTVLGNLDPGKGRKRVNFLKVPFGKGQVFLHSTPEAFSNFFMLKGENKIYVENLLSYFRGKNILWDAYYKSGKSFYTSPLYILLNNRSLKWAYYFILISAILFILFEGKRKQRAIPVKLPLQNRSYEYTQTIGELFIEDKSFYRLGINKIKLFMEYLRSHLKLDISSVNASDRVKVLAARSGNSQEDTKELVELINSFQQEKRNDKEAFLKLSRSINAFKNNYGKSNQR; encoded by the coding sequence ATGAGCAAGACCTATAAAATAGCGCTCGGTGTCTTTTTCCTGCTACTGGCAGGGCTTGTATGGCTGGAAGCGAATGAACCCGAACCCATCAACTGGAGTGAAAGTTATTCGGCAAATGACAAGATTCCTCTCGGAACGTATCTTTTTTATGAAAATTGGAAAAATCAGGATCCATCGATCAGAAAAATTGAAGTACCACCTTATGAATACCTGGAAAAACAGCCTGATTCCGGCACCTATTTCTTTCTGAACAATGTAGTGAACTTTGATAAAAGTGAAATGGAACAGCTTCTTTCCTGGGTGGCCAACGGGAATCAACTCATGATCAGTTCCCACGGTTTTGGACAGGCCCTGGAAGATACCTTGGGAATACGCACAGCCGCGTCATACCTTGCTGAAAATTTTGAATTTAAGTCGAAACCACAAGTCAACCTGGTCAATCCTTCACTAGCGCTTCCGGAAGACGGGTTTTTTGATTACGAAGTGAGCAGTTTTTATTTTACCAAATTTGATACACTCAAGCATACGGTTCTCGGAAATTTGGATCCCGGAAAAGGCCGAAAACGAGTGAATTTTCTGAAAGTCCCCTTCGGTAAGGGCCAGGTATTTCTTCACAGTACACCGGAAGCATTCAGCAATTTCTTTATGCTGAAAGGGGAAAATAAAATCTATGTGGAAAACCTGCTGAGTTATTTCCGCGGAAAAAATATACTTTGGGACGCTTATTATAAAAGCGGTAAAAGTTTTTATACTTCCCCGCTCTATATTTTGCTGAATAATCGCTCCCTGAAATGGGCTTATTATTTTATACTCATTTCGGCGATCCTGTTCATTTTATTTGAAGGAAAAAGAAAACAACGCGCCATCCCGGTAAAGCTTCCGCTTCAAAATCGCTCGTATGAATACACCCAAACCATAGGTGAACTTTTTATTGAAGACAAGTCTTTTTATCGGCTAGGAATCAATAAGATAAAATTATTCATGGAATATTTACGGAGTCATTTAAAGCTCGATATTTCAAGCGTAAATGCTTCAGACAGAGTGAAAGTCCTGGCTGCCAGAAGTGGAAATTCCCAGGAAGACACCAAAGAGTTAGTAGAATTAATCAATAGCTTTCAGCAGGAGAAAAGAAACGATAAAGAGGCTTTTCTGAAACTGAGCCGAAGCATTAATGCCTTTAAAAACAATTAT